From a region of the Macrobrachium rosenbergii isolate ZJJX-2024 chromosome 24, ASM4041242v1, whole genome shotgun sequence genome:
- the LOC136852034 gene encoding gastrula zinc finger protein XlCGF8.2DB-like isoform X1, with protein sequence MSILEYQLKSETEDAVSPSLVKNENGGLVGSDGPASCTSVSLDPVMEMKTEMKTEVEVCYESDGDMKYRCEDGESDSLPVRKEVDKGKTLSTHMEIHRGERTFTCNDCGKSFSQKSSLKTHVAIHTGERPFVCRDCGNSFSRKSDLKKHMAIHTGERPYVCKECGKSFSQKSDLKKHMAIHTGERAFTCNDCGKSFSFKSNLKKHMVVHTGKRPFVCNDCGKSFSWKSNLNTHMVSHTGERAFVCKDCGRSFTQKSSLKGHMESHSGARTFPCSDCGKWFLQKSDLKTHMLIHLEEKPSAC encoded by the coding sequence ATGAGCATCTTGGAATATCAGTTGAAGAGTGAGACAGAGGACGCAGTGTCCCCGTCTCTGGTCAAGAATGAAAATGGAGGTTTAGTGGGCAGTGATGGCCCAGCCAGCTGTACCTCTGTCTCTTTGGATCCTGTGATGGAAATGAAGACAGAAATGAAGACGGAAGTGGAGGTGTGTTATGAGTCTGATGGTGACATGAAGTATCGCTGTGAGGATGGTGAAAGTGATTCGCTGCCTGTCAGAAAGGAAGTCGACAAGGGGAAGACCTTATCGACCCACATGGAGATCCACAGGGGGGAAAGGACCTTCAcctgcaatgactgtgggaagtcgttctcccagaaatcaaGTCTCAAGACCCACGTGGcgatccacacgggggagaggcctTTCGTGTGCAGAGACTGTGGGAATTCGTTCTCCCGTAAATCGGACCTCAAGAAAcacatggcaatccacacgggggagagACCCTACGTGTGCAAAGaatgtgggaagtcattctcccagaaatcgGATCTCAAGAAACATATGGcgatccacacgggggagagggCCTTTAcctgcaatgactgtgggaagtcattttcttttaaatcgaATCTCAAGAAACACATGGTGGTCCACACAGGGAAGAGGCCATTcgtgtgcaatgactgtgggaagtcattttCTTGGAAATCAAATCTCAATACCCACATGGTGAGCCACACAGGGGAGAGGGCCTTCGTGTGTAAGGACTGTGGGAGGTCGTTCACCCAGAAATCAAGTCTCAAGGGTCACATGGAGAGCCACTCAGGGGCGAGGACTTTTCCGTGCTCGGACTGTGGGAAGTGGTTCCTCCAGAAATCGGATCTCAAGACCCACATGTTGATCCATCTTGAGGAGAAGCCATCTGCTTGCTAA